Proteins from one Xenopus tropicalis strain Nigerian chromosome 1, UCB_Xtro_10.0, whole genome shotgun sequence genomic window:
- the rflcii gene encoding relaxin family locus C type II precursor (The RefSeq protein has 1 substitution compared to this genomic sequence), whose protein sequence is MAFRLYHLALIITLLMPNWCLCSASNELGIKLCGREFIRTVVMSCGGSRWKRYSPEPGQERVNPYTSRDFIDWLNRDFLDNPESFNSLYNEGHSARNVLSPVRQQQDTTMEQLQGPLYDSLVGQEPRSTSLRMRRSVGPAGSCCQRGCTKTELMKFC, encoded by the exons ATGGCTTTCCGCCTCTACCACTTAGCTCTTATAATTACTCTTCTAATGCCCAATTGGTGCTTGTGTTCAGCAAGCAATGAGTTGGGGATTAAGCTGTGCGGACGAGAATTCATCCGGACTGTGGTGATGTCCTGCGGGGGTTCAAGGTGGAAGAGGTACTCACCAGAGCCAGGACAGGAGAGAGTTAATCCCTACA CATCCT GAGACTTCATTGACTGGCTGAACCGAGACTTCCTTGACAACCCAGAAAGCTTTAACTCCTTGTACAACGAAGGGCATAGTGCGCGGAATGTTCTCTCTCCTGTCCGGCAGCAGCAAGATACCACCATGGAGCAGTTGCAGGGGCCCTTATATGATTCATTAGTAGGTCAAGAACCACGGAGCACCAGCCTACGGATGAGGAGGAGTGTGGGACCAGCAGGGTCTTGTTGCCAGAGAGGCTGCACCAAGACTGAACTTATGAAGTTTTGCTAG
- the rflcii gene encoding relaxin family locus C type II isoform X1: protein MAFRLYHLALIITLLMPNWCLCSASNELGIKLCGREFIRTVVMSCGGSRWKRYSPEPGQERVNPYRDFIDWLNRDFLDNPESFNSLYNEGHSARNVLSPVRQQQDTTMEQLQGPLYDSLVGQEPRSTSLRMRRSVGPAGSCCQRGCTKTELMKFC, encoded by the exons ATGGCTTTCCGCCTCTACCACTTAGCTCTTATAATTACTCTTCTAATGCCCAATTGGTGCTTGTGTTCAGCAAGCAATGAGTTGGGGATTAAGCTGTGCGGACGAGAATTCATCCGGACTGTGGTGATGTCCTGCGGGGGTTCAAGGTGGAAGAGGTACTCACCAGAGCCAGGACAGGAGAGAGTTAATCCCTACA GAGACTTCATTGACTGGCTGAACCGAGACTTCCTTGACAACCCAGAAAGCTTTAACTCCTTGTACAACGAAGGGCATAGTGCGCGGAATGTTCTCTCTCCTGTCCGGCAGCAGCAAGATACCACCATGGAGCAGTTGCAGGGGCCCTTATATGATTCATTAGTAGGTCAAGAACCACGGAGCACCAGCCTACGGATGAGGAGGAGTGTGGGACCAGCAGGGTCTTGTTGCCAGAGAGGCTGCACCAAGACTGAACTTATGAAGTTTTGCTAG